AATCTCCATCTTCTACTTGAGTTTTCAAGTGtactactaataaaaaaaaaaaataaagagaaaattatctaaatatAGCTcgatttatatatatatatatatattctaattcttACTACTccttctttatttttagttcTTTGATTAATTCTGTTAATTGTACAATtgttttattcaattcatcgattttcttttcagtAACTTTATTCTTGGCTTCTAATGACTCATATAACTTATAATTCTCCCAACCCCAACCATTTTCATAACCTTTTTCTACTGGTTGGATGGCTTTGTTGATTCCCTTGTACCATTTAGTCTTGTTGATACCAAATTTTGGATCAGCAGCTTCAGCTTCTCTTTGAATCTTGATGGCAATATTGTTTCTCAAATTGGTGGCCTGGATGATAGATTCCTCAGCATGGCTAACCCGAGTGATTGTGGCACCATTTTCAGTAACATCTGTAGTACTATTACTTGTACTAGCCATACTTTCTTCAGCAAGTCCAATTAAACTTGAATCATTATCTAAGTAACCATCAGTTAAATCCCAAGCGACATCAATTTCATTGGCATCATCTGGTAATTTCTTAATACGATTATATTGAACTCTCTTGgcaattttaatttcctttatagaaatataaaacaaaaatggGCTATAGATAATAACCATGATGAAATTGGTTAAGTTTTTGTACCATTGATCAGGAaccattaaaattttcatcacTGGTTTAGagataaataattcaattaaatttaatggtGGAACAAATACATTCTCATCGGGTGCTCTAATAAATCTTAATATCTTTTGTGACATCAACGCCATATATTCATCATCAGAATTATCAGACACTTTTTGATAAGCATTAGAATATAATGCAATCAAGATgttcaataatattgttGTCACAATGAAACAATAACCGTAGTATAAGATCCCTGCGTACGGTGGTgcaaaattatcaaatgttTCATCAAATGAACCAGATCCTAACACCGTAATAATTAGATTGGATAAAATAGATGTGGTAATTTCACGTTTCCCATCAGCTGAATCCAAACCAAGAAACCCTTGTAAAAACCCAATCATGATTAATCCAAGTAAGacgaaaaatattaatgattccTTCATCATATGTTTCAATACAACTAACATGGCACCAACAAATCTTTCAGATTCCAAGTATAACAATAATCTGGACCAAATAAAAGGTGCTGCACAAGCCAGAATTCTATATGAAATTACATctaattgtttattatcATAGGTAGAATCTGGTGACATTGGCCAATAAATACttattattcttaaatTCATGGAAACTATAATTATCAGATATAATGTATCATTGAAACAATTCcaaaattgtaaatatgCCATACCAATGTAgtaaaatttgaagaattcaTCCAAAATATAACCAATtgtgaaaaaatataaaaaggCTTCAATTTTATCGATAGGTTCAATTTCATCTGATGTCTTGGTGTTGACAATAATtgtataaattaataagaaaagtacggaaaataacaattgaatgatattttgatattgtggagttttaattctttctGGAGTGAAATGTCTTGAAAATAATGTTGAAGAGATggaattttctttaatgaaaatggtTGGATCGTTTCTACTTTGAACAATCCAACCTCTCCATAACCAATTCAAACATCTTTGGAAACCTGATGAGCCAATAACAATGGTGTAATGCATATCGGTAGCTAGTTCCAAGGCATTAGTTGGCTCTGAATCCAcctcattttcattaatagtGTAACGATGCAATAACATGTTTAACATCATAAAGTATAAATTCTCACTTTCCTCCTCTtcaatgataattttacaTAATTGTTGAGCTACTGTGGAACGCAAATTATATAGTTCAGAATTATGTAATTCTTGAGAAGATAAATCATCATACCAATTAGCAACTTTTAATAGAGAAAATACCAATACTGATTCATATTTTCTCAAACTGTGAGGGTCTGATGGGTCTCCACCACAGGCTTCCCTTGTTAATCTGATAACATTTGCATTTAAAATTCTGGAATGTTCACATAATACTAACTCTTCGTTATACGCAATAGGAATAGCTTTATCAATCAagtattttaaatttaaagcaATTCTTAATACCTGACGAGAATTTGGTGGTAAAAAACTTATTTCCTCATAATTCTCCGTGATGCTTACATCACTACTGTTGACTGGGAGTATTGGATCCGCATGATGACCATGATGACTAGACATGGTATTGGGATTTTTAGAATACTGTTATCTTATTGTGAAtgtgataaaaaaaataatacaatctAAACAGGGGTTGCACccattttaaacaatatatatacattagCTAATCTAATCTAATCAAAACTCTGTCAGTTTCCTGAAAAAATTCCTTTATCCAAGGGTCTTTTATACATGCTGAAAAAATACCCTTCGTTTGAAATTTggaatgttttttttatctccGCGTGGGGTAGTGCAGGGTTCttttatgatttttttcGGATAGCATCTAAGAAATGATTGCACGGATCAACAGGCTTTTTTACTTCTAGGTATTTCAATTTCGTTCACAGAGTAAATTAATTAACAACGCGAAACTAACGCGtttcatcttcatattatattttaaaattattaatcgTTTATTATGTTGGATAACATGTTCTAAAGTTTGTATCTGGTTCATGCCTGTTATTTTGTTATTACTAGATCGTTATCTCACTGAATCATAAATAGTcgaaattaatattaccaGTTGTAACTAACTATATACACCATTTGACTTCTCCTTCTAGTATAAGCAGCTATGAATTTTCATTACCCTGATATCAACTGTAGCAGTTACTCGAGTTAAAATTctcaaataattattatttaagttAATTGCATTGTTTATCAGGAACAGTATTTAAACCATAAAGTTCCATAGATTTCTAGTCAAAATATTGTCCAAGAGACTGATATATCTTGTTAACGATTCTCCTTCGAAGGCAGTTATCcttaattatataatatgtCTACTGTTAATCTTCTACAGGGTTTACTGCATCAGCAATCTATTCCTTAACTAAActagaaaagaaaaaaatcaagGAGTAAATTTATTGGCCTCTTCTCGGATAATAGTGTAAGTAGTTTGTACTACTGGTAAAAATCACTTACGGTACGTTAGAATATAGAAAGCAAGACATTCGATaatatatcattaattaataatcctATCCTACATTTCAAGAGTAGTTAATCCATTAATTTTATGTACTAGTTCGGAGAAGATGGATATTTTAGAAGTACCATCGGGATATCTTGTACAATTCAAAGTGTgtgacaaaaaaaaaggcaCGGCTAAGGTTACCCTAGTTGAAAGTAGTAAATAtaactcttttttttagtattatttataagGTTTTAACACTAAACTCTCAAAACCAAGGTAATATAACGATATTAATCAGtactaaatatatttattttgttgcTATGACTCTTTTTTCAGTTGAGCAAGAATTTGGAAAACTTAGGATCAGTTTCGGAGTTTTGAAGAACGGTGAAAAAGGGAAAAATCGTGactgaaaaattattttagaatttaatatgTTAAACTAGTAATTTCTGAATACACACAATATTTAAAGGTCACAAAgttatttagaaaaaaactATAATCCCTTAGCATCATCCTATCCTTAGTGAAAAATACAACTAAAAGGTAGTCAATCTATCAGATGGGGCGTTtcatattttcaaaagtcCTTAAAAGATATCAGCATTTAAACCAATTACCATTTCTACATCAATACCAAATACGGACAAGCTTAACCCAGCTGATACAAGATTATTCACATAAATCTATTCCTAATATTGATTATGCATATTTAACGAATTGGAATTCTTCTATTAAACCGCATAGTAATGAGCAGTATAATTTGAGTATTAACACgatatattctttattagtCTATGTTTGCAGAAGGTTAAATTCTATCCATAATTTACCTTATATTGTAGTAATAAATCCatatatttcaaacaataattcagtatatttaaaatctcTGGAGTCTCTACTCTCCTTGGAGTATCCCTATCAATTACAAGATGATAATGCAGTTCGAAGGGTATTGAACGAGTTCTTAGATGATCATCAAGATAGTATAATGGAATTGGCAACAGGGTTTAAAGAAGTCGGCGAGTTTTATGATCGAAAAAgtataaaagaatttttagatgctcatttaaaagatcgaataataatgaagttATTGGCAACTCACTatctaaaattaattgaaagtGATGACAATGGAGAAACTAATACAATAATAGATCCGTCGAGTGTCTCCCATAAAGGTATAGGTGTAATCAACacaaattttaatgttAGTGATCTGGTAAATCAAGTTTCAGAATACGTGGGTGATTTAACAAGGTTAGAATACGATAGAGCTGTTCCAGTACAAGTTGAGACAAATGACAATAACCCAGTAGAGTTTAGCTGTATTGGTGCTcatttggaatatattttaactgAAGTactaaaaaattcatcattagCACAAATAAGAAATGGTAAAAGTGATGTCCCTATTATGGTACAAATTACGAAAGGAAATTGTGGTGAAACTTTAAGCATTCGTGTAAGAGATCATGGTGGGGGCATTCCTCCGGAGCGTGAACCTTTTATATTAGATTATGCTTATACTTCAGAAGTAAATAAGCATGAAGGTGATCCAGCTACACAAGTGAATCAAGTTAACGCTGATGTTCCAAGGGTTGCAGGATTAGGATTTGGGTTACCACTGTGCCGAATGTATGCAGAATTATTCGGTGGATCTCTAAGTATTCAAAGTCTTTGGGGGTTAGGCACTGATGTCTATATCATAATAAAAGGAATAACAAATTTTAAGTAAAGAGAAATATAAAGccaaagtaaaaaaaaagaaaaaaagaaaaattagcaaacgatttttttatttttcacaCTTTGGTATCATTTGTGacatttcttttaattatGATTAACATTAGTCATGGAATTTGACCAGCGGTCGaactgttcaaaatattgttgctcatagtttaattcttagttaagtaatctgtttgaataattattatattattgttataaaaaatctccTTGCTTCTTTCGAaagggaatatataatatatacaggatatacaatgaacagttataaacttttgggatattttcgtggtaatttatactCCAAAAAATGGACAGATCCACCATCAACGAATTGATggtctgatattaaaatagaaccTATCACATCCTAATACCTTCTTAATATCACTACTTGGGTATTTTTAGTAGTGAGACCACGTATGCTTAATGCATGatggattatttattatattaagttCTTTAGTTGTTGTATAAAGCCACAATTACGACTAAATTCATGCTTTATTAGCTGTTAACCCAAACCCACGACTTATGACACATAATGCCACAGCTCTGAcagaattttatttatttctttcttcGTTTAAAAGTTTTCATCTTAATACttgtttaattattatttataatttgtttAGAATATatcaattcttcaataaaccgacattaaaaaaatttaattatattaaaaaaaatcaataaatcaataaattcacGGTATACATATATGCCCCACTGGTTTTATGTTCAATTACTCCATTATTAAGGtatgaatattaaaatcttaaataaaattttataaatatttactaGTAAGAATTagtattcttttttatatgAATAAAATCTGTATATATACAGGAAAAAGATATGTCTAGAAATGAGATACATTCTTAGATGGTAAAAAGGTAATATCACGGTGAACTTTAGATAGCAAACCTATACTTTGAGCGCGTCTAATTGCCTTTGCTAAACGCTTCTGATCACGCTCCGAAAGACCAGTGACTTCTCTTGAAAGTATTTGTCCTGTAGTAgacaaatattttgataattgcTCTGGATGTGTATATAAATCTGTCATATGGATTCCATTATGAGACGAATTGTTCTTCCTTCTATTTGCAGAATTAACTGCAGCGTTTTTACGATCTAATCTGATACGGGCCATAGATAAATCAAATGGTTCATAGAGCTGACCTACTTCGAAATGTTTTACTAGACCTCTGTCTACACGCTTAGTTATTGTATTGAAgttagttttattattttcatttccAGAAGATGGATTGAATATTCTAGATTGCAATAATGTACGTGCTGTAGAGAGCTGACGAGTTAAAGTTAGTTTATTCATGCTTTAGATTGAACAATGTTTCCAATATATACGTGTGCTACCTTTACTGTCTAAGctatgttttttttatttccaaattGTCTTTAAATGGGAGTTTTTTTATAGTTATTCTAGAGTTACTTTATAACTTAAACCAGTTTTCGGCTTATTTAAAAACGGGTGCAATGAAGGAATACATTCCATGAAACATtgaataaagatatataattgacattaaatataaaaattacggttaagtattaaaattatgGATTTCAATTGACTTATCTTTGGTTCTATTTCAtgattaagaaaaataatttttttaagaagTCTAGGTCAATATTTCACCcaataatgaataaattcTCTCATCATTGGTATCCCGTCATcacattattttttcttgcaTTAACCACCTTACTATACTTAAACCAAATAGAGCCGTTACTGTCAATCCCAGTCCCATACTTGCCTTATGTTTCTGGACAcattattttaaacaattctATTGATCCATTCCCGGTtccattaaaaaataaaactgaAATTACAAAAGACATATATGTGTATGCTTTCACACTTCCGCATTCTCAAGATATCTTGGGAACAAAACCAGGCCAGTTTATAACTGttactttaaatattaatgtgACTTCTAATATTACTAGGCCTTATGCTGTTTTGTCATCTGATAAGGGTGagtttgaattattaattcaagATATACACCATGGTGGCCTTTCTACAATTATTAACCATAGAGAAATTGATAGTATCGCATATATTAATGGCCCTTATggaaattataaatatgaaCAAAATTTTAGAGAAAGAATTGGTATTGTTGCAAGTAGTACTGGGTTATCTGCAGTGATGccaataattcatcaaatcGTTTATGACAAAAATGACACAACATATGTTAATAtagtatatttaaataaaagtgGAAACATTCTCTTAAAAGATAGACTTGATGGATTAGTAAGAGAGGCAGAAGGTAAATTAACGGTGACCTACGTCACCGATATCtctgataatttattaattgaaaatttcaattggaaAGATGTTACTAGTAAACAGCTATTAATTTGTGGTTCTCCATTTTGGGAAGATAAGATGATTGACAAATTTGTCAATCTACTCGATTTTGAGAGACCAAATGAAAGAAACATGCAgaatgaaatatatttctattagATATTGACTGCACTTAATTTATGAAACCCTTCTTAACTAtttgctggaatatgattatatcattttgtattaagtggtaaaagactttttatcacgtgacatattgtttaaaatgtgtttttctttttatatcgaaaaacactatttaagaaatatattcattttagttatagtatttactatatatttctaaataaagtaatcgtctttacatcttaaacactgtataacaatgtctaacactcttgaatcccagtaacatcaaaattcattatttaataatgtcaGCCTCTCTACATTTCCAGTATCTTTATATTGTGGACACGTGGTTTCTGAGGTTGGACTTCAGAACATGAGTACCTTGTCTGGCACGTTAGTTATTATTggaatacaaaaaaatacaagaaaTAAAGCTCGCGTGGCGTAATGGCAACGCGTCTGACTTCTAATCAGAAGATTGTGGGTTCGACCCCCACTGTGAGTGCTTTACTTCTCTCAATTTTCCCCGATAGTTTAATGGTTAGAATGGGCGCTTGTCGCGTGCCAGATCGGGGTTCAATTCCCCGTCGAggagatttattattttttgcaaAATTTTGGATGGTAGTCACGTGAGTTTCATTGAATTGCCAACCTGCATTGTTAAAGAGTACCCACTTTAATAATTAGGGCATAATCTAAAACTATTCAGGAGTTTTGTTCCAATTATAcatgtttgttttttactctttgataaaataagagaatatatatatataggaAAGAGCTAGTTATCGTCTATACTACTCCAAAATCTAGCTGTAGTTTACTGACATCGCTATGATAAGACAGCTAAATAGGAAATATTCCCTAGTTTTTACTAGACTTCTTCACACATACCGTGAAAACGAATTTTGACAGCATTGTTCAAAATAGGAAATTTACTGTAAATAAAGAGATTGcttgttttttaaaaaaattcgGCAAAGCTAAGCATTCTCTCATACgggtttaaaaaaaatctatattttgttatttataAGGACGTTTTAAAGGGAGAATGCCAAAAGCATTTTGATTGTATAAGACAAAACAATTTTGAGCTAATCAGTTAAGTAGGATAGGCTAAGATATTTTAACTATAGAACatatacaaaataaatattacaCTCTCTAATAATGTCGTTTGGTAATTTCAAAGCGTCTATGAACaaaaaattccaagaaTTGAGTGAAAAGACTAAAGATTCTGCCTGCATTAGCACAAACTTCTCAACGTAGAATGcaagaaaaatttggtCAAGTAACTGATATTTCTCCCTTACCTCAAGAATACTTAGATTTAGAACAACAAGTTGACTCAATTAAATTAGTATATGACCATTTCTTGAGAATTACCACTGtttatgaaaatgaatcatATGATTACCCAAAGGATGTTAGAGATTCTATAACCGAATTCCAAAAAACAGCTTCATCGAGAGTTCAAGAACTTCAAACTAAAATTAGTAACAGTTCTGATAACTCACACAGCTCTGGTTCGGTAGAACCAATGAGAACAAGTGTTTCGTCTGTTGGctcaataaataattataatcaaAACTCTCCAAGAACGTTAAATAATGCATTGTCAAAAGCTGCTTTATTTGCTGCtgaacaattaaaaatggaCAAAGATTCCTCTACTGTCTTTCATTCATTCAGTGAAGCTGAATCTATTATTTCTGATGAAAGAATTAAGCAAGATAAGATTATTCAAAAGAGTTTTAATACCGAATTGAAGAATGTCTTAACTAATAGAATCGATGTTGCAAATAAGCATCGTAAGGATGTACAAAACAAGAGATTACAGTATGATATTTCTCGTACCAAGTTGGATCATGCCTCTGAAGATAAGGAAAGCAGTTTAAGAGTTGCTATGGAACAGCATAAGCAAGCTTTTGAACAATCTATTGATGATGCAATAATCATGATGCACGAAGTTATTTCTCATTCTAACTTCATAACAaatttgaatgaattaGCAATGGCCCAATTAGAATACCATGAAAGAAGTTTTAAAGCTCTTCAAGATTTTATTACTACGATGACATACAGTAATTCAGCCTCATCTACTGCacattcaaatattcaaattaatcATTTATCCAGTGGTACTGTAGGTATTCAAATGGAAAATTTGGAAGATTCAGATAATAATGCTGATAGTGATAACTTAGATAAACCACCAAAAATGCCAAGTAGACGTAACATCGAAGAAGAACATCCACCAAAGATGCCACCAAGACATGCTACTGGCAAACCTGCAATTCCAGTTTCTGCAACATCTACTTCAATTACTGCTTCCACAAAAGATTCGTCAGTCAATAATTTGACAAATAAAGTCGAAGGTATTACTCTAGAAGGAGACGTCTCTGATcttgatgatgaagatgttATGTAATTCTGAATTTTCGTTAACTTTGTTGACTTTgtgtatttttaattctttttttatttatttatgttatgttttttttaatggtTATCAACAAGCTCCACAGATATAACGAAtaatcttcatttttttcttacaTAAAAATGTGAATTATATTGAGAAATAAGTCAACAATgctaaataaaaagtatcGTAAGTACTAGATatgtataatttcaatttttaatgcTATCTGGCCTTTAGATAATTAATCAACGACTCTGACTAGAAGTTAACTAATTAAATAACAAGCGTTCATCGATGAAAGAGTTATTCGTTTAATCATAAGATTTATTGGAAGATAAGTCTAATGAACCACGTACATTGTATACCTTGTGAAAAAGATGGATAGATATAATttagtaaaaataatatgtataaataaattattctgGTGTTTCCACCTAGGTATACCAAATGagtattgataattttatatgAGATTATAGTATCAATCTGTTGTGTTTCGGATTAAGTTATAATGGTCAAAAATATGGTACACGCTACATATTCTATCAACTTGTGGCAGGtggtttcttttttttaaattcacaTTGCCAAACAGCATCAGACAATAGCCTAAGAATGTGAATATAAAAGAGGAACAAATGAAGAAACCCTAGAGTTTGAAACACAACAAACGAGTTGAACTTTTAGGTCTAGaggaaaatattaacataTTAAATATCATATAACGATACGATATATAGCTTTGAGCTACATAGAACAAATAGATCTATAATAAACAAACTTCAACAATAAGACATACCTCGACTCTACATTACTTCATAGTTTCAGGACAAAAACATATTCTATAACACGTGATTAGAGcaactttttcaaaaaaaggTCCTACCCGGATTCGAACCGGGGTTGTCCGGATCAAAACCGAAAGTGATAACCACTACACTATAGGACCCGTAATTTTCGAGATTTGTTGTAAACCAACTTTGGAGTACGATACACTTAAATAGTAACTACCAAAACCTAACttaacaatcttattaacttaacaccagttaatccttcgaacttacgaatataattgttgttcttttcaaactaaataactatatgaaagaactataaatttatgtcttaaGTCTGAAAAAGCtggcctttaaatacttttcaaaggtcaacgccagcttttccattttactttaattgaaCTGTTTATAAACTTACTTACAAGAGTAGGAGTGCACAGTTTGAGTGATGCTGGCTAAATAGTAGAGATTATGCATCGAACCGATATTCACAGGTATGCAACTAGCAGTTACTCAGTgttatgtataatttctagttagcaacttgtagatgagtataaagtcGATCTCGTCTACAACGAGAATTAAATTCGGAGGGTTGGCCGAGTGGTCTAAGGCGGCAGACTTAAGATCTGTTGGACGGTGTCCGCGCGAGTTCGAACCTCGCAtccttcatttttttctctaaTGTGAATTATAGTCACGTGATTTGAGATATTAAAggtttatttattctagATACTATAggttttgatatatttataggccaacattaaataatatgcTTCCAACTTATTAGCAAGTTGTTTTATGTTTTCTTTcgaatatattttcatagaaaaatcaaaattgaGATCAatacaagaaaaatattgtttagaaaaaaaacaaaaattctTGGTAAAATTGTTTAGAAATACTCTACTAGATAATACATCTAAAACTATTCCCTTATGACCACTATGCTAGGGctttctaaaaaaatatttttttgttgaattCCTTaatatttacttttttattaaaaataataaagtttaTGCTAATTATAAAACACAAGTTTGCttaattattaagaaaaataaaaataaacttaaatttaaactaaataCCGTTGAGTATTGAATATTGTCGGAACTGTGACATTATGTGTCATAGTTGTGGCTTTgtgttaaaaaaaataaaacatgAATTTAGTCGTAATTGTGGCTTTAtacaacaactaataacaacttaatataattaataaccCAACATGCATTAAGAATACGTGGCATCACCACTAGAAATACCCAGGTAGTGATATTAAGAAGGTATTAGCATGTGATAGGTTCTATTTTCATATCAGACCATCAATTTGTTGATGGTGGATCTGTCCATTTTTGGAGTATGAATTACCAAGAAAATATCCCAAAAGTTTATAACTATTcattgtaaaatattatatattcccttTCGAAAGAAGCAAggagattttttataataataatataataattattcaaacagatTACTTGACtaagaattaaactatgagcaacaatattttgaacagttCGACCGCTggtcaaaaaattattcatacAGATCAATTAACTAAGATAATAAACAATGAGcacaaatattttgaacagttCAACTGCAGGCCAAATATTACATCCGAAGTAATGCTTTTATACAACCTGCATTTCTTGAATTATAAATAGAACccatttttatatattggGTTTGTATTTTTTCGATACTCAGAAGAATAGTAATGAGGTTTCTTGACTTCCAATTACAGAGGTATCATTTTTACAATATGAAAAGCTTTAATactaaaacaaaaaagtttaaaattttaattacaTCTTGTTTAAAGCCAGAAATATCCTAAAGTTCGGTATCCTGGCAAAcaaataagaatattttctatacGAGTTTAGAGTAGGAGAATGATCTGGTAAATACTgcaagaaaataatacaaactCATCTTAATATACGATATGCAAATGTTTCTTGTTAATTATATCAACAAACAGTAGTaacaattgttttttttttttttttttttttttttctattaagaTTTCCGGAAAAAGTGATGAGATGAGTACGAAAGTGATGAGcttgaaaattttattaacaataaaaaaaacaaaacaataaatgcaaaaaatataacataggaatacaaacaattaattaattgatattaaaaaaaaattaataatactgGTTGTTAATATCTCATAGTTAGTagttgataaaaataaaacgtCAAACGATGAGAACGACATCtgatattgaagaatcCGATTCTGAAATTGATATTGGACAAAATATTGCATTAAATTCTGATAGTAGTAGTGATAGTGAAAGTGATAATTCCTCTGAAACTGAAGTTCaagatgaaattgaatattcaGATAAccaagaagaagaagtgAAAGAGGACAAACGTACAGATAAAGAAAACAATACAAAAAGCAAAAATGATTTCCCTCAATTAGATGGTAATGTTGAAGTGGAaagtgatgatgatgatataaatgattattttgCCACTACACATCTTGATAccaagaaatttaaaaaaggtAGTTTTGCCAGTTTTGGGTTTAATCGTTTtattatgaataatattaataagaaAGGTTATAAACAACCCACTCCAATTCAAAGAAAGACAATTCcattaattttacaaaaaagaGATATTGTTGGTATGGCACGTACCGGTTCTGGTAAGACAGCTGCCTTTTTATTACCGatgattgaaaaattaaagactCATAGTAGTAAGATTGGTGTTCGTGGTGTTATTTTATCACCATCAAGAGAAATTGCTATTCAAACACATCgagtatttaaagaatttagtAAAAATACGGAATTAAGAAGTGTATTACTTACTGGTGGTGATTCATTGGAAGATCAATTTGGAATGATGATGAGTAATCCGGATGTTGTTATTGCCACACCTGGTCGTTTCTTACATTTAAAAGTGGAAATGAAATTGGATTTGAAAAGTGTGGAATATATTGTATTTGATGAAGCTGatagattatttgaaatggGGTTTGAAGAACAATTGAATGAATTATTGGCTGCATTACCTGATAATAGACaaagtttattattttctgcTACTTTACCAAACTCATTAGTGGAATTTGCTAAGGCTGGGTTAAAGAATC
The window above is part of the Henningerozyma blattae CBS 6284 chromosome 2, complete genome genome. Proteins encoded here:
- the TBLA0B01580 gene encoding uncharacterized protein (similar to Saccharomyces cerevisiae GVP36 (YIL041W); ancestral locus Anc_7.221); the protein is MQEKFGQVTDISPLPQEYLDLEQQVDSIKLVYDHFLRITTVYENESYDYPKDVRDSITEFQKTASSRVQELQTKISNSSDNSHSSGSVEPMRTSVSSVGSINNYNQNSPRTLNNALSKAALFAAEQLKMDKDSSTVFHSFSEAESIISDERIKQDKIIQKSFNTELKNVLTNRIDVANKHRKDVQNKRLQYDISRTKLDHASEDKESSLRVAMEQHKQAFEQSIDDAIIMMHEVISHSNFITNLNELAMAQLEYHERSFKALQDFITTMTYSNSASSTAHSNIQINHLSSGTVGIQMENLEDSDNNADSDNLDKPPKMPSRRNIEEEHPPKMPPRHATGKPAIPVSATSTSITASTKDSSVNNLTNKVEGITLEGDVSDLDDEDVM